The Caldilineales bacterium genomic interval CGGCCTTGAGTGGGACGCCGTAGATCAGATAGAAGTCATCCTGGCGGCCGTCGTCTCGGCGCTGACGAGAGGCGCCTGACGATAGAGGCCGAAGACCTGCCCGCCCACCGTCCTGACGAGACGATCGCGGCCGCCGGCTGCCCTGGCCCCCTGTTTGCGCCAGCGCAAAGACGGACGCGACAAGGCTGGTGTATACTGGCAGACACATGGAGACCGCGATGACGACCCCTGCTCTGACCGAATTGACCGTGGCCGAGCTGCTGGCGCGCTGGCCGCAGGCCATCCCTGTATTCCTGCGCCGCCAGATGGCCTGCGTAGGCTGCACCATGTCGCCCTTCGAGACCCTGGCCGACGTCACCGCCGTCTACGGCATCCCCCTGCCCGGCTTTGTGGGCGAATAATAGATCGGTAGGCCCCATGTCCTAACTCGATGCCATGGTCCACAAGATGAACACAGCCCGTCCCACGGAAATCGATGCACTTGTCGCTCGGTTCTTTTCCGCGTTTGACAACCGCGGCGGACGCGTTCCCGACTTCGATGGCCTGTGTGCTATGTTCTCTCCCGGCGCTGTGGTGGTTTCGCACAACGGCATCACGCCCACTGTTTCCTCACCTGAGCAATTTGCGGCCCCGCGCGTCGCATTGCTCACCAGCGGCAAACTCGTCGAGTTCCACGAGTGGGAGCAAAGCTCGGAAACTCTCTTCTTCGGAACTCTAGCTACGCGCCGGTCATTCTATTCGAAATCCGGTC includes:
- a CDS encoding DUF1858 domain-containing protein, translating into MTTPALTELTVAELLARWPQAIPVFLRRQMACVGCTMSPFETLADVTAVYGIPLPGFVGE
- a CDS encoding nuclear transport factor 2 family protein — protein: MNTARPTEIDALVARFFSAFDNRGGRVPDFDGLCAMFSPGAVVVSHNGITPTVSSPEQFAAPRVALLTSGKLVEFHEWEQSSETLFFGTLATRRSFYSKSGLLAGATYTGTGTKFFQFALFAEGWRIVALSWVDHDANPGITEVLGGASRSPIFVAP